The genomic window CCGCTGCCAGGGCTGGAAATGTTTCGGTAGAGTATGTGCGATTATTTATTGATATTGAATGTCTCTAAATAAGCCTCCAGAGCTCCCTGCAGATGATTTTCGACCAGCTGCTTTGCTTTTGCGGCATCCCTGTCGATAACCGCCTGCAAGATTTCTTTATGGTCTTTCAAGGCAGAAAGTTTTCTTTCCCTTTTACCCATAGTCACTACCCGAAAGCGCTCAAGATATTCCTGGTATGTGTTTATAAGGTTTATAAGGCGGGGCATCTTGCAGGATTTAATCAATATTTCATTGAACTCCTGGGATGTATTAAAAAGGTTTACTGTGTCATCCTCTTCAGTCAGCTCACTCATCCGTTCAATCAGAGCCTTGAGTTTTTTAATTTCCACTTCAGTGATATTTTTAACCGTATATGTTATGGCCAGGGCTTCCAGAGCCTGTCGTATGGAATATATCTCTATTATCTCATCGGGGGTAAAGCCCTTTACAACCACCCCTTTGCGTGGAACATGCTTAATAAGGCCTTCCGTCTCAAGCTTTCGCAGAGCTTCCCTGATAGGCGTCCTGCTCACCTGCATCTTTTCTGCCAGTTCTTTTTCCACCAGCCGATCCCCGGGTTTAAGCTCTCCCTCAAATATGGCCTGGCGGATGGACTCATATATCAAATCTCTGATAGGTTTAATACTAGAAACATTAAAAGATTCAAGGGCACTTTTCATCTTTTCACCTCTCCCCGTTGATCCCTCGTCTTAAGTGAACCCATGCACTCCAATATTTCATAGTGCATCCCGCATCCGGGATACATTTTGTAATATTTATATAATTCTACATGTAATTTTAAAATCCTGCAAAGCTAACAAAAACTTTTTTTCACAATTACGAAGAGATGTATGAAAAATAGTTTTAAATTAGATGTATATGATGTATATAGAGTTTTTTTAGACAAAAATGAACCCTGTCATTCATGACAGGGTTTTTATGGTTTAACTTTTATTTTTTAGCTCGTCTATTAATTTTTCTGCCCGCACCTGGTTGAAAATGCCGCAAGGACAGAAGGTTGCAAGCTTCCAGGCGGCCTTTTCGGGCGTTATTCTCCCTTTTTTCACATCCTGGACAAGTTTTTTTACCAGGTTAGGGGAAATCATGTGGTGGCCGCACATGGTAGTTATGCTCAATATGTCATCATCGGGTAAAAGTTCTTTTTTACCCCATATACCCAAAGAATAGTTTATAGTATGTGGAGTAACCCCCGCCTCCTTGCATGCGGACAACACCTCATCCAGGAGTCCGCTTATGACCACAGATGTACCAAGATTTTTCTGCTTTATGATACTTAAAAATTCCGTAACTTGTTTTCTGCTGGTAAAAACGCCCCTCAATCTCGATTTATTTCCGATGTTTTGTTTTATGTATTCCTTTGGATAAGATACTATAGGACCGGTTTTGACGTCCCCCCAGTTTTCAGATCCCACCAATTCTGCTGCAGCTATGAATTCTTCGGCTTTCTCTTTAATATTTGTATCATTTATGCCCTTAGCCTGGTACATAAACCAGACATAATCACCCTTTAAGGATTCTAAAGTACCACTCCTGTGCAGTGAGTGTGTCATGATACATCCTCCTTTTCATTTATTCGGTAATCAGCGGTCTACCCAATCCTACATTTATCTTGCCCCTGTAAGGCTTCGGTAGCCCCAATTGTTCCATTTGCTCCAAAATTGGACTATAACCGTTTTCGTCAACTCTAACCATAACTCCGAGAGAAAATACTGTATCGATTTCCTTTTCTACTTTTTGCAGAGCTTTGATTATTTCGGGAAAAGTTTCCATGGGACATTTGCCCTCTATGATTATGGAAAGAACATTTGTATCGAGATACTCTTCTTTGATTTTTCCTTTGCTGTTATCTTCCATCAACATGGCCAGTGGAGTGGTATCCTCCCCCTCCAATTTCAGTCCTGCCGACGTCACTGCCATGGCCACTTTTTCCACGTCCCTGAGGCGGCATCCTATGCCGGGACGCCCCATGTCTATACATATGCCGACTTCTCCTTTTTTAACTCTACCGGTCACATCATTGGTCTTACTCTCCTCGGTGCCCCTGCCCGGGACCCCCGTCTGTTCGGTAGTTTCCACCGGGTCGCTGATAATATGCTGGAACTGGCCTATAAAGGTATCTATTTCTTGTTTTTCAATAGCATCAAAGGGACACACCTTATTTCTTACACAAACATAACAGTTGGGGCATATGGTCTGGTCAATTACAGCCTTTTTGGAAACTACGCTTATGGCTCCAAGAGGGCAATATGGGACGCAGGTGCCGCATCCGGTGCACTTTTCCTGATTTATTACGGTCATTTTATCTCCTCCTGTTTTTCGGATATTGTATCCCAAACTAATAAAAAAATATATGGCTTTGTTTTATGTTAAATGGTAGTAGATATCTTTCTTTTTGATAATTTTTCCCGAATAATGGGGAAAAACAGCGAGACCAGAGTCAAAATCAAAAGCAGTAGTGTTATGGGTCTCCGGATAAAAATCGCCCAGCTACCATGAGACATGATCATAGCCCTTCTGAGGGAACCTTCTGCCATGGGACCAAGTACAAGCGCCAGTACTACCGGTGCCGTGGGGAATTGGAGTTTTCTCATAAAATATCCTAGCACGCCAAAGGCCAGCATTAACCCTACATCAAATAAATTGTTTTTAACCGAATATGAACCCACAAAAGCCAAGGCAATGATTAGCGGCAATAGTATCCTATAAGGTATCTGTAAAACCCTAACAAATATTTTTACTCCGAACAACCCCATTATCAGAAACGCCAGGTTGGCCAGCAGAAGTCCTGCAAAGATGCCATATGCCACGTCTATATGATCCCTGAAAAGTAAGGGCCCGGGATTTATTCCCTGAATCATGAAAGCACCCAGCAATACAGCCGTTGTCTCCGAGCCGGGGATACCCAGGGAAAGTAGCGGAACCATTGCTCCACCTGTGGCAGCATTATTCCCGGATTCCGGTGCAGCAACTCCTTCCAGTATGCCGGTGCCGAATTTTTCCGGATGTTTTGACCATCTTTTGGCTTCATTATAACAGATAAAAGATGCTATGGTAGCTCCTGCTCCGGGCAAAATCCCGATAAAGCTGCCTATAGCCGAAGACCTAAAAATAGTGGCTGCCACTGATTTTAACTCGGAAAAGGAAGGAAGAAGCCCCAGGATTTTGGCATCTTTTATAGATAGGCCCGAGGGTGATTCTGCGTTGATAAAAACCTGGGATACCGCAAACAGGCCAATCAGCACAGGAATGAACGATATGCCATCGTATATATTGACTTGATTAAAGGTATATCTGGGTGACCCATTTATCATGTCAAGGCCTATGGTCCCCAACATCAGGCCGAAGGCTCCGGATATAAGCCCTTTCACCAGATGTTCTCCCGCAAGACTGGTAATTATACTGAGTCCAAAAACCGCCAGAGCAAAGTACTCCGGAGGACCAAAGCTCAGAGCAACTTTTGCCAGGACCGGCGCCAATATCATCAAAACTACTACGCTGAAAGTTCCGCCTATGTAGGAAGCGATGGCCGCCATTCCCAGGGCTTTGCCGGCCTTCCCCTGTCGAGCCAATTTATAGCCATCAAAGGAAGTGCAGGCTGCAGCCGTAGTTCCCGGTGTATTTATGAGTATCGCCGTTATGGAGCCTCCATATATGGCCCCACAGTATATCCCTAAAAGCATGGCCATAGCGGCGACCGGTGACATACCATAGGTGAGAGGTAGGAGAAGCGCCACCCCCATAGAAGCGTTTATGCCGGGCAGTGCACCGAATAAAATTCCCATGGCGGTGCCAAAGCATGTGATTAAAAAGTTATATGGCTGAAATATAGTTCTTATACCTTCCAACAGCAAACTTAGATCCATTTTACTGCCCCCCTTAAATCAATATTCCCGTAGGAAGCGGTACCCGTAAAATCATGTGGAAGACTCCGTACAGGCAGGCTACTATAAGTATTGCGGCTACTACATCTATCAAAGATTTTTTTCGGTCCAGAACATAGATTGAAATTAATACGTACAGAAAGGTGGTTACAGCATAGCCCATGATATTCAAAAAAACAAGGTAAAACACGCCTCCAAGCACCATCAAAGCGCCCTGCTTCGACATCACTAGCTTAATTGGGTCTTTTTTCGTCCTCAATATTTCAACAAGATAAAATGCGCTTAGAATCACCATAAAGGATGAAACCAATTTAGGGAAAAATCCCGGTCCTAACCCGAGGTTTCCTCCAACGTTGTTCTGTTCCAGGGAAAAAGACATAACCAGCCATAATATCCCCAATGACAGAGTAATCAACCCGGCAATTATCTCCGCCATATTACCGACTTTATTAAACACTTTTTATCCACCTTCCCTTTCGAGGGTGCGGAAAGTCTCCGCACCCTCGTGTTAATAAACCACTATACCATTTAATGGTCCAATGTCCGGGTTTTATTTTGCCTATTCTTGATTTTATCAGAGATTTATTTTATCAATCCCATTTCTGTCAGGATATTTTTAAAGAATTCATTCTGTTGTTCGATGAAATCATAAAACTCCTGGCCATTCTTTACTTCCTGGATGATATTGTTTTTCTTGTAGTAATCCTTCATGGCAGGATCATCTAA from Biomaibacter acetigenes includes these protein-coding regions:
- a CDS encoding indolepyruvate ferredoxin oxidoreductase subunit alpha, with the translated sequence MTVINQEKCTGCGTCVPYCPLGAISVVSKKAVIDQTICPNCYVCVRNKVCPFDAIEKQEIDTFIGQFQHIISDPVETTEQTGVPGRGTEESKTNDVTGRVKKGEVGICIDMGRPGIGCRLRDVEKVAMAVTSAGLKLEGEDTTPLAMLMEDNSKGKIKEEYLDTNVLSIIIEGKCPMETFPEIIKALQKVEKEIDTVFSLGVMVRVDENGYSPILEQMEQLGLPKPYRGKINVGLGRPLITE
- a CDS encoding tripartite tricarboxylate transporter TctB family protein: MFNKVGNMAEIIAGLITLSLGILWLVMSFSLEQNNVGGNLGLGPGFFPKLVSSFMVILSAFYLVEILRTKKDPIKLVMSKQGALMVLGGVFYLVFLNIMGYAVTTFLYVLISIYVLDRKKSLIDVVAAILIVACLYGVFHMILRVPLPTGILI
- a CDS encoding GntR family transcriptional regulator — translated: MKSALESFNVSSIKPIRDLIYESIRQAIFEGELKPGDRLVEKELAEKMQVSRTPIREALRKLETEGLIKHVPRKGVVVKGFTPDEIIEIYSIRQALEALAITYTVKNITEVEIKKLKALIERMSELTEEDDTVNLFNTSQEFNEILIKSCKMPRLINLINTYQEYLERFRVVTMGKRERKLSALKDHKEILQAVIDRDAAKAKQLVENHLQGALEAYLETFNINK
- a CDS encoding tripartite tricarboxylate transporter permease: MDLSLLLEGIRTIFQPYNFLITCFGTAMGILFGALPGINASMGVALLLPLTYGMSPVAAMAMLLGIYCGAIYGGSITAILINTPGTTAAACTSFDGYKLARQGKAGKALGMAAIASYIGGTFSVVVLMILAPVLAKVALSFGPPEYFALAVFGLSIITSLAGEHLVKGLISGAFGLMLGTIGLDMINGSPRYTFNQVNIYDGISFIPVLIGLFAVSQVFINAESPSGLSIKDAKILGLLPSFSELKSVAATIFRSSAIGSFIGILPGAGATIASFICYNEAKRWSKHPEKFGTGILEGVAAPESGNNAATGGAMVPLLSLGIPGSETTAVLLGAFMIQGINPGPLLFRDHIDVAYGIFAGLLLANLAFLIMGLFGVKIFVRVLQIPYRILLPLIIALAFVGSYSVKNNLFDVGLMLAFGVLGYFMRKLQFPTAPVVLALVLGPMAEGSLRRAMIMSHGSWAIFIRRPITLLLLILTLVSLFFPIIREKLSKRKISTTI